In the genome of Mytilus edulis chromosome 3, xbMytEdul2.2, whole genome shotgun sequence, one region contains:
- the LOC139517156 gene encoding mid1-interacting protein 1A-like — MQNEKDKSSDVKSSLLDSLKKFVGAVEAMNETVMIPSRLKDMEISASSKPVITENNNNETCSSLPDIEPGTSMYSFYKVLNKLEKEIVSGQSAEVDDADFTDSSDDNSDNSDDSANISATNFKYHLRGLFNSLNQMTATAKVLTDTYETEVGQCTRHAHFSSFAV, encoded by the coding sequence ATGCAAAACGAAAAGGATAAATCGTCTGATGTGAAAAGTTCCCTTTTGGATTCTTTGAAGAAATTTGTGGGCGCGGTTGAGGCGATGAATGAAACTGTGATGATTCCAAGTAGACTTAAAGACATGGAAATTTCAGCCTCCTCCAAACCAGTAAtcacagaaaataacaataacGAAACGTGCTCTTCTTTACCAGATATCGAACCAGGAACAAGCATGTACAGTTTTTACAAAGTGCTAAATAAACTTGAGAAGGAGATAGTTTCTGGACAGTCGGCAGAAGTTGATGATGCAGATTTTACTGACAGCAGTGACGATAATTCTGACAATTCGGACGATTCTGCAAATATATCGGCAACTAATTTCAAATATCATTTACGGGGACTTTTCAATTCTTTGAATCAAATGACAGCTACTGCCAAAGTTCTAACGGACACTTATGAAACTGAAGTAGGACAATGTACCAGGCATGCTCATTTTTCATCGTTCGCAGTTTAA